CAgcatcctcttcctctctcctcacacactcctccctcAGGTTCAGCTTTAAACAGAAACGTTCTGAAATGAAGATCTTCAGTTAACTAAAGCGACTGAACTGGAGCCTAATTAAGCACTTCTGCGTCACGTGACCACATTAGCGGCGTCCTATTGGATGTAATTAATGCGCGTTTCCTCTCAGATCTCTCCACAATCAGAGAAACACCACACATTACCTTTCACATTCCGCAGAGAGATTCagctcttttcttttattctctgtTTCTAAAGGACAGAaggagcgagtgagagagattaTAAACAGAGTAATTTAAATGCTGGATGATGCCGAGTGACGTCAGCGCGAGGTAGCTCCGCCCCCCAGGAGTGTAGCGTTTAGGGTTGAAAAAAAGTTCATGAAAGTTTTAAACCTGTCTATACTATACATATCATAATTCAACAAtatcaacaatcacacacacacacacacacttttcagttCTGTTCTTTATAGAGCTCTGAGCTTTAAGGAAGGGTTGGGATTAGTGACTGCTCCAGTTTAAACTCTCATGTAATAACTAAACACAACCACTAGAGGGCAGAAAATGATCTTTTACTCCAAATACAATCAATCAGCCAAGAGGCAAAATCGTTCCAGAAGGCGGGGCATGGAcgtgtgtgtgggcgtggcctccTTAGACGACAGCAGGTCCcactgggagtgtgtgtgacgtcactGAAGATCAGCACGTGGTCTGTGGCAGAGATCTACATGAAACATTTGGGGTTCTGTGTGAATGCTGATGGAGAACCCACGCATCAAATCCCTAGTGTTAGAAAACATCAGAACACtctcagtatgtgtgtgtgtgtgtgtgtgtgtgtgtgtgtgttcaccattATTTAATCACATCActgtaaaaaagaaacacaaataaactataataaacATGTCTGTTGTTACGACACCTTTTCCTTCACTGGGATCAATTCtcgattatttttttcaaaatgaaatgaaatcttgAGTTCTGTGAACAAAGTTTAGTCTCTTGTGAGTGTTGTGTGcacgtttctttttttttttttgcctcatttATGTGAGATCAGACACAACCGCACAATCTGCCAGCCTTGACCAGTCGATCAATCTTCTCAGTTAATTCTCtaatatgattttattatttattaataaacagaaacatgtaGAGATACAGAAACATAGTTCTCCAGCTAGCTAAGCCCAGCTAGCTACAAAGCTAAGAACAGCCACCAAGTTTTCAACAAACTTCAGAAACAACActaagtcatgttttttttgtttgtttgtttttaatacataGCTGATATAACTGAGCTGGTAATTAGATCAGACAGTTAATTCCTCTCTTTACCATGACCTAACCTACACTACCTAAAACCAGGCAGAAagctaatttagctagttagctaccaTTCTTACTAACAGGAAGATTTTACAAGGAGAATCTcatgtggattttattttatttttttagaagaaACAGTCGACATATTTGACCGATAGACTTTTCTGCTTAACGTTCTGTTATTTCTGTCGTCTGTTTCAGGTTCTTCCTGCAATgcagcatttttcttctttaatcgTGTAAATGTGTTGTAGGTTTATTTCAACATACTGTGTGTTATTtacacattcatatttttatgaacttttacagaaaaaaaaaacagattttgttgtctttttaaCACGTTGTTGTTGAGCTGTACTTTGGTCGTGTTAGTCTGTGGAAATAATACTCTACAAATCGGTATATGATTATTGTTGTGTAAAGAAATTGTTCTTTTGTAAAGTTTACTAAGttttacatgaaataaaaacacttttctgCTAAATAATAAcgtgttgacttttttttctgcagaacGAGACGTTCTCCTCCCAACATTTCTGAAGCATCTGATTACAGCAGACCTTCAGAGTTTGGACAGTGTAATTAAATTCCTCAGCTGAACAAGCGGGTTGAAGTTTTAGCTCCATCTGTTTATTTCTCATCCATGTCTCTGAGATACTGAGAGAGTTCTGGATGAAGGTTATGATGAAGGTTATGATCAGTTTGGCCACTTTTACTTCATTAGCAGACACCACGGAGCAGCTCGTTCAGCAGAGTACGACTGAGTCTCCAGCAgaatgcagcagtaaaagagTTAAGAACGAAGAACCTCGGGCTTTTTCACCCAGAAAACGATCCAGTTTTTACACTGCAAGTTGATTTCCtcccttaacacacacacacacacacacacacacacacactaatgcattCATTTACTCACCTCTCattcacctcacacacacacacactaatgcattCATTTACTCACCTCTCattcacctcacacacacacacacacacacacacattttctctctgttcagGAATTCTTGTTTAAGATTCAGTGGTTTTCTGCTCTCCACCCTCTTCTGTGGAGAAGCAAGAGCTCacatttcatctttcatttccCAAACGATCGAGAACTTtctcaagagagagagagagagagagagagagagagagagagtgacaggaagagagagagagagagagagagagagtgacaggaagagagagagagagagagagagagaaagagagagagtgacaggaagagagagagagagagagagagagagtgacaggaagagagagagagagagagaaagagagagagtgacaggaagagagagagagagagagagagagagaaacagagagacagacaaaaagagacaggaagagagacagagttggagagagagagagagagagagagagagagagagagcaataatttggagtttgtaccaCACTTCCTCAAGttcctttaagggttctttggatctCTGCGGTTCTTAGCTGTAAAGAAAAGGTTCTTCTCGTCCTCTGTGATGGAAACATTCAGCTGTAGAGTTTCACACAGAACTCTTCTCTTAATTACACAGAAACTGTAACATTATCCCTAAACTAAACCTTCTGCACAGACAGTCTGATCTCACTGACCcccagatcacacacacacacacacacacacacacacacacacacacactgctcagttatattatattaattgatgtttttgtaacattttaagtgtgtgtttataatctGTACTGCTTTAGTGTCTGACTGTCAGAGTCACTGACGTGCACTTCCTCCTGTGAGTCACGTGTAATAACATCCACGTGTAAAATAATCCCCGAATAAACCATAAATCCACAAAACGTGCTCGCTCACATCTGCGGTACTGAGCAAGTTCCcgtaaaataacattaaattacattaaattacattaaataacattaaataacattaatgactGAATAAACACGAATAAAGTTTACTTTTCAGAAGGAATTTACAGtgaataaagttaataaagtcATTAACTGATAGCGGTTTTTAACCCATAAACATTACAATAAACACTttcattaataactaataataattacaggaattttattaaaataaaaaagtatattaaAGTAAACTTTAACTGCACTTCTGACGTCTGAGCTCAGGGAGTGAAAATGTTTCAGCTCGTTTTTCTCTAATTAATCACCAAGAACAGATTCATCCGGATAAAAGCTTTCTAAAGAAGAAGATGAGAATTTATTCAGAAGAGaatattcagaaaataaaaataaaaatgaagaactcTTAGAAAACCATTAGAACCGAGCCTTTAACTTAGAACGCTTCTTTATAgctattatttataatgtttattataatttataaagttaatacaatattatattatttataacttttaaacatgtttagatCAGAAAATATCACCAGTTCCCTgttaattgaattatttttaaattttattgctttaggatttatttcattaactgactttttcattaatttatttatttatgatctgatttacattttatctgttttttttgtttagataTTATTTTTCCTAAAcctattttcagtttttgtttttaatgttttttttttaaacttaattagGTAATTAAACAGCTATTAAATCTGGCTTGAAGGAGCAGACTGACGTTTAtggaggttatttatttatttatttatttttaaaaaatgaacttttttttttaataaaaaaaaacactggacaaaaaatttttataaaatccaCACAATCAACTGGAGTGCAAaataccgtgtgtgtgtgtgtgtgtgtgtgtgtgtgtgtgttgcagtgacaCAAGctgtaatacataataataatactaataataataataataagctttaaGGTCCCGGCTCACTGAGGGTCTCTGTTAAGGCTCTTAGCAGCGGCTCGTGTGTGTACCGGGTCTGGGTACCATGTGGGTCCGGGTTCAGGTTCCTGGTGGGTCTCAGGTTCGGGTTGACTTGGTGAAGCAGTCGATGGGCGGGGTTTGGGGTTGgtctgggggcggggcttcttGGTGGAGAGAGCtgctcttcatcctcctcctcagaGCTGCAGAGCTGAAGAGGTTTATTAGTGCTGACATCTCCACTGTCTctgtgaataaacacacacacacacacacacacacacacacacacgcacacacgcacacacacacacacacacacacacatacatgtcaTCACACCTCAGTCTGCTGTAAACACTccaataaatgtgaataaaaattcAGACCTGAATATACAGTGTGTTTCGAAAGTTTGCTTTATTGGTGTGACAAAATGTTACCTTCATACTGCCAAAGATACAGACTTAGTtagaaaataactacagaaataaacaaacaaacaaataaataagtgtttGTTCCTCAGTGCTCAGTGTCCTCAATTATTCTCtacatcttcttacagaaaagcaaaatgtttcaaacaaaataaatacagagggttttaTATTCCACTTAaactagctgtgtgtgtgtgtgtgtgttttattttggaatCCAAATAAACAACGgaattatttttctacattccACTTCATGTACTTCAgactacacatacagtatgtggatATTTGAATGATTAGTATTTATAGATTAATGATAATTGaataagaatttttttagtAAACAGCTTTGAGTgaatgtttatttctgtttgtttattattgtccTCTGATTATTGATGATTAGAATCTGCACTCTCACAGATTAAAactgtaccaaactgtactcTTCCTTGTCTCTGGTGTGGCACCAACAAGAGGAAATGTTTTGtacctgtagtgtgtgttatcTCTTACCtgggaaggtgtgtgtgtgtgtgtgtgtgtgtgcgcgtgagtgtgtgtgtacttttaaTGGTTTGGAAATGGAAACACAGTAAAGGTGCAGGTCGTGTGCTGGTGTTTactgaagcagagttacagcagttggagttgtgtgtgtgtgtgtgtgtgtgtgtgtgtgtgtgagagagagacagcgcaGCACGGTTACAGCTCACCTGTCCTTGGCCTCGGCGGCTCGGTCTCTCTGTCTGCGGTTCTTGAACCAGTTGCTGACCTGTGTGGTGGTCAGTCCGGTGGCGTCGGCCAGCTGCCGCTTCTCTCGCGGGGAAGGGTAGGGGTTGTGTGTGTACCAGTCCCGCAGCACGGAGCGCGACTTCTCCTTGAAGCAGTAGCTCGTCTCTTCTCCGTCCCAGATGGTGCGCGGCAGCGGGAACTTCCGTCGCACGCGGTACTTCCCCACGGCCCCGAGCGGGCGGCCGCGCAGCCTCTCCGCCTCCGCGTAGTGCGCCCTGAGCCACAGCTGCTGCAGGCCGGCGTGGTTCTGCGCGGAGAACTGGTGGCTCTCGAGGATCCGGTAGAGCTCGCGGAAGTCTCCTCGGTGGAAAGCCACCGCCGCTTTGGCCTGGAGCACCGACTCGTTCTTGTGCAGGCGGTCGCACGCCGGAAGCGACCACAGGAAGCGACCGAGTCGCTCGAGATCTCCGCCCTGCTGAaggacctcacacacacacgccacctGCTCCTGCGTGAAGCCGAAGCTCGGTGAAGTCGACATCGTGGTGATGATACTCTACTCTACAGCGCGATATCCAACCGCGGTACGATAACCATCCCCAAAACTGAAGCTCCTCTGAGACCCTGAGAAGATCAGTGACTCCGAATTGGGCAGATCTTCACAAACCCACAAGCTCCAGAACATGAAGCTGTTCTTCTCAACAGAGGCGAAGGAACCGTTGGACTTTTCCCccagcagagcagagcagcagctcCTCCAAACACTGGAACAAAGCTCTCTCAGTTCCTTCAGGGGATTTGGAGTTTCCAGTGGAGCGCCAGTCAGAAAGATTCCGAGAAGAGCAAGAAGAGCAATCAAATTTCCAAATCAGTGCttctaagaagaaaaaaatcctggaaaattaaaagaaaaggacAACTAGAGCTCCAGATAAATGATACAAATCTCCAGACATGAGCAATTCCTTCAGGATGATGTGATTCAGAATCAAGGCTCCTCCTAAATTAGACATTCTTCCAACATCACAACTATCCAAACATCTCcgtttacaatatttacagaaaactgaAGGGTCTTTAGGTTAGAAGAAATGATGAACTTCCTGAATGTGAAACCTCTGAACTCCTTCAAGCGCTTAGAAGTGattttctcctcctgcagtgATGTCTATCGCTGATTTAAACTGGTTTTGGACTtcgatgtagtgtgtgtgtgcgcgtgtgtgtgtgtgtgtgtgtgtgtgtgtgatttttagtCGATTTGCTCTGAGCAGACTGAGCAGAACGAAAGTGTGCAGATCCACTTCTACACTGGAGGGCGGATCCTGAAACCGGAGACCCCCTttacacccatacacacacacacacacacacacacacacacacacacacacacacagagttgctCTTTCTCAATAACAGTGTGTCTcgtccttttttattttttcatgccttttatctattttatataattacacacagtttattatggaatatactgaaatattttctaataattcattgtacaatttattttatcataTGCATTTTGAAACTATTAACTAAATttagctataataataataataataataataataataataataataaatgtttctatattgtttgtattttgtaaaacttttttttatagaattctgtttctctctctggaaaaaataatgaatgaaaccCACACAATCTGCTGGAGCTCAAAAATATAAGAGCAAGACCTCAACTTGGTtttatcctgtgtgtgtgtgtgtgtgtgtgtgtgtgtgtgttacagcagtaGATACACACCCTAAATTAACCTCACAGTATTTGGCCAGCTGCAGTCTCGTCTCACACACAGCTAATAGAGATTTTTAATGACGAATGAATTTTTTCGTTAATAAATTTCCTGGTGTTGTGTGTTGATGAGCCGCTGTCACAGGGAGAGGGCGCCAACTAATCACACAAGTGCACACTTCAGAgtcaacacacaccaacacacaccaacacgagCTCTTCTCCACCCAGATACGGCAAATCATTAAACGATTAACATGTACGTTTCCCATAAACAAAGCACGTGGTGTGTGAAACGCACTGATGACGTCATAATTGTCCTTTCCATAGTTTGAATGTCATGGATACTTTCTCTGTTTCTAAACAtcctgaaatacacacacacacacaaacacacacacacatacacagccgGTTTGGTCGCCCCAAATGATCAGACCCTTCACCTCGACGAATGGCCTCGTGTTTATTTGAATGAAAGCGGCCGAGTCGAGCCGAGTTCTCTAACCAGCTCCAGACTGAAGAGCATGTGCAACCCATCAGGACGCGGGGATTTTTTTACCTCCAGGGTCTCGTGCAGGATCAGCGCGTGCCTTCCTCTCACCACCACCCACTGCTTAAACCTTCTCATTCTCATATTTCCTAGCAGGAATCATTTTTTACCTCCACCGCAGaccaaacactgacactgagcgctCCAGCAATAACGCCTGGCCCGTTTTAATTCTGTtcaaaaagaaggaaaaaagaaagaaaagcacaggtctgattaaataataatatcagcGAAGGGAACGGGAAATTCTCTGgaacaacataaaaaataaatattcacataatCCACAGTTTTGAAATGTGTGTCTTATTTATTAAGCTCGGGCTCCTCTCATCATTCTGTGtagaagaaaatgaataaaacatagcgaagaaaataataatcagaGCCATCAGATAAACGGATCATCATTctgaacagaggaaaaaaaaactccttcgTTCAGAAAACCTCTCTTCattcagctgaaaaaaaattggcattaaaaataaagtccaataataaaatcatataatgGCAATTAAATAGacaataagaataataattacaataaaagaaaaatgtttgtattcaataatttattgttcttttatttcaaaataaaaaagagaagaattttttcaaaaaatccTACTTAAATtttgtatgtaaaatattttaattatttgtttgtacataaaggatagagagagagagagagagagagagagagagagaagagtacagtggtttattattttattagatttttattatagTGGTTTTCTACACAGCCTGGTGTTATGTgcagtgaggaggtgtgtggTGATGCAGTAAGGTCAGTGGTGTACAGTCAGAAGGacatgagtttaaatcccagcctCTGTAAGTCTATCTGTACGTCACTCTGGATAAAAACAACAGCTGATTcagtaaatttaaataaagcatgttttatattttaaaaaaactgtataaTCTCACAttgacagagacacagagacagctGGCTGAACGTTCACTTCCTGTACAAATTCACTACACAGAGCTGTGCCAGAAACCACTTACACTCACcgtttatgcaaattagttatgaCGCAATAATCGAAACGATTGGCTCGGATGAATTCTGCGATGTGCGCGAGTCCcatttctgacattttaaactaaagtaacagtaaaatgtgaaaatgatacAGTTTGGCTTTTTAGCACTTCTTATCtgaaatttaataaattcatcctctcatctcacacacacacacacacacacacacacacacacacacacacacacacactgaatacacTCAGTGGGAGAATAAATTCTAACGCTAATAAAGATAATTTAACACACGTCTCAAAATTCAGTTCATTTCTCTATACGTCTGCTGAAGTGCTCAGGAAGTCCGCactgaggtcagaggtcaactGAGAGTCACGACCCCTGAACTCCGTCAGTTCCACCTGTGGAAGGtgtagcggtgtgtgtgtgaagcgcAGGTGTGTGTTCTGCATGCAGGAAAAATCCACGTGTCGTTCACACTCCTGTTTGACTGGACCGAGCGCTGAAGAGTCGCCCAGGTTAAAGAGCACCGTGTTGGGCTGCAGAGGAGCCAAAGTCCCCCGCTCCTGCTCCACAGCTAAGCCGCTAACGCTAACCAGCActacagcagagagagagagaggagagagagagagagagagagagagagagagggaagaggagaagaggagagagaggaatgagaagaggagagaaaagaatgagaggaagaggagaggaggaaggagaaggataagaagaggagagagagagggatgaggagagagagagggatgaggagagagagagaaagatgaggagagaaagagagagagagatgaggagagagagagagagatgaggaggGGGGATGAGGAGAGGAGGatagagagggaggagagaaggagtgtgttaatatagaaaaatatttttttaaactgaaataatttttttccattaaataaaaaaactataacAAACCAAACTGACAGAAATCTTCCCTAAGAACTGCTCTCctgttttcgtttttttttaaggttctAAGCGCTCCAGTTCTGGTTCCTTGTGGAAAATCACAGGAAGCTGTGTATTCTCTTAAACCCTGAGGATTCACCTTCACAGCACCCAACTCTAGAACCCTCACATGCTCTTCAGCTAGAACTGTAACAACTGATTGTAGAATATAAGATTTTTCAATCGTAGGTGATGGTGATCTCCACATCTGTTCCATCATACACACATCCGTCCTGGTTCTGCGTTATGAACCACACTCTGAGAACCGAGGCTCTCGAGTACATCATGTGGATGCGCTAACttttacactcttagaaaaaaggtctTATCTAGAACTTTTAAAGCTTCAACAGCTGTTCCTCAACAGTTCCTCTATCTGAATGGGGTGAAAACTAGAACCTGCTTCTCTTAGGACCCAGCAGTTCTCTGGTTGTCCCTCTGAGGGAACCCTTGAAGGTTCTATGTGGAATCTTACAACAAAATGTTTCAGATCAGAAATGCTTCAGAGTAGAAAGCTATTAGTCACTAATTATACAAAGAATTCCTTAAAGAACCCGTGAAGAACCTTCTTAGGGTACTGGGTTTTATAATCACACTGAAGATCCTCCTCTGAGTTTTAATGACTATAAAACTC
This sequence is a window from Pangasianodon hypophthalmus isolate fPanHyp1 chromosome 3, fPanHyp1.pri, whole genome shotgun sequence. Protein-coding genes within it:
- the six1a gene encoding homeobox protein six1a, with translation MSTSPSFGFTQEQVACVCEVLQQGGDLERLGRFLWSLPACDRLHKNESVLQAKAAVAFHRGDFRELYRILESHQFSAQNHAGLQQLWLRAHYAEAERLRGRPLGAVGKYRVRRKFPLPRTIWDGEETSYCFKEKSRSVLRDWYTHNPYPSPREKRQLADATGLTTTQVSNWFKNRRQRDRAAEAKDRDSGDVSTNKPLQLCSSEEEDEEQLSPPRSPAPRPTPNPAHRLLHQVNPNLRPTRNLNPDPHGTQTRYTHEPLLRALTETLSEPGP